In Arachis stenosperma cultivar V10309 chromosome 1, arast.V10309.gnm1.PFL2, whole genome shotgun sequence, one DNA window encodes the following:
- the LOC130968299 gene encoding nucleoid-associated protein At4g30620, chloroplastic translates to MASTVSLTAHLSNIHAPNGRRKFSPLSAAPCKLNSNANILNMKILCRSGRQQVGPASRNFRVYALFGGKKENDDKSDDAPSKAGIFGNMQNLYETVKKAQMVVQVEAVRVQKELAAAEFDGYCEGELIKVTLSGNQQPVRTEITEAAMELGAEKVSLLVTEAYKDAHQKSVQAMKERMSDLAQSLGMPPGLNEGMK, encoded by the exons ATGGCATCAACTGTTTCCCTAACTGCTCATTTATCAAACATACACGCACCTAATGGGCGCAGAAAGTTTTCCCCTTTATCAGCTGCACCAT GTAAATTAAACTCCAATGCAAATATACTTAACATGAAGATACTATGTCGATCCGGTCGGCAACAAGTTGGACCTGCTAGTAGAAACTTCCGAGTGTATGCCTTATTTGGAGGAAAAAAGGAGAACGACGATAAAAGTGATGACGCACCTTCTAAG GCAGGAATTTTTGGAAACATGCAAAATCTATATGAGACTGTGAAGAAGGCGCAAATGGTTGTCCAGGTTGAAGCAGTGCGAGTGCAGAAAGAACTTGCTGC AGCAGAGTTTGATGGTTATTGTGAGGGTGAGTTGATAAAG GTAACACTATCGGGGAATCAGCAACCTGTTCGAACTGAAATCACTGAAGCTGCTATGGAATTGGGAGCAGAA AAAGTATCCCTTTTAGTCACTGAGGCATATAAGGATGCACACCAAAAGAGTGTCCAG GCCATGAAGGAGAGGATGAGTGATCTTGCACAGAGCCTAGGAATGCCACCAGGACTTAATGAAGGAATGAAGTGA
- the LOC130968274 gene encoding serine carboxypeptidase 24, producing MMRMAAMLFYMMVFATICSSSSSMAITREQEEDRIRELPGQPRVRFSQFSGYVSVNKKHGRALFYWLTQSPSSPNNKPLLLWLNGGPGCSSVAYGASEEIGPFRINKTGSSLYLNRYAWNKEANILFLESPAGVGFSYTNISSDLLTSGDKRTAQDALIFLVKWMSRFPQYKYRDFYIAGESYAGHYVPQLAKKIYDYNKEHPNIINLKGFIVGNAVTDNYHDSIGTVTYWWSHSMISDHSYKSIITHCDFKAQNTSQECNDAVNYAVNNEFGNIDQYSIYTPTCPASQNSTLRRIRLKTTMFHMISGYDPCTENYAEKYYNLPQVQKAMHANVTNIPYKWTACSDVLLKNWKDSEFSILPIYKELIAAGLRIWVFSGDTDSVVPVTATRFSLNHLNLTIKTPWYPWYSSGGQVGGWTEVYDGLTFATVRGAGHEVPLFQPERAHILFKSFLAGKKLPKS from the exons ATGATGAGGATGGCAGCAATGTTGTTCTATATGATGGTGTTTGCAACAATatgttcatcatcatcatccatgGCAATAACAAGagagcaagaagaagatagaatAAGAGAGCTTCCGGGTCAGCCACGTGTCAGATTCTCACAGTTCTCAGGATATGTAAGTGTAAACAAGAAACATGGTAGAGCACTCTTCTACTGGCTCACTCAGTCTCCCTCTTCTCCCAACAACAAACctcttcttctctggctcaaTGGAG GACCTGGTTGTTCATCAGTAGCATATGGGGCATCAGAGGAAATTGGACCATTCAGGATAAACAAAACTGGTTCTTCTTTATATCTTAACAGATATGCTTGGAACAAAG AAGCAAATATTCTGTTTCTTGAATCACCTGCTGGTGTTGGTTTTTCTTACACAAATATCAGCTCTGATCTCCTAACTTCTGGGGACAAAAGAACAG CTCAGGATGCACTGATTTTTCTAGTTAAATGGATGTCAAGATTCCCACAGTATAAATATAGGGACTTTTACATTGCTGGGGAAAGTTATGCAG GTCATTATGTGCCTCAGTTGGCTAAGAAAATCTATGATTATAACAAAGAACATCCCAACATTATTAATCTCAAAGGGTTCATT GTGGGAAATGCTGTGACTGATAACTACCATGATAGCATTGGAACTGTGACATATTGGTGGAGCCATTCAATGATATCAGATCATTCATACAAATCTATCATCACACATTGTGATTTCAAAGCACAGAACACTTCTCAAGAATGTAATGATGCTGTGAACTATGCAGTCAACAATGAATTTGGAAACATTGATCAATACAGTATCTATACTCCTACATGCCCAGCATCACAAAACAGCACTCTTAGGCGCATAAGGCTAAAGACTACAATGTTTCATATGATTTCTGGCTATGATCCTTGTACTGAAAATTATGCAGAGAAATATTATAATCTTCCTCAAGTGCAGAAAGCAATGCATGCAAATGTTACCAACATTCCTTACAAATGGACTGCTTGCAG TGATGTGCTTCTGAAAAATTGGAAGGACTCTGAATTTTCTATATTGCCCATATACAAAGAGTTAATTGCAGCTGGATTGAGAATATGGGTTTTCAG CGGGGACACAGATTCAGTGGTTCCAGTTACAGCCACAAGGTTTTCACTCAACCATCTCAACCTCACCATTAAAACTCCTTGGTATCCATGGTACTCATCAGGTGGACAG GTAGGTGGATGGACAGAGGTATATGATGGACTGACATTTGCAACAGTGAGAGGAGCTGGACATGAAGTACCACTGTTTCAGCCAGAGAGAGCTCACATTCTTTTCAAGTCATTTTTGGCAGGGAAGAAGCTACCAAAGTCTTGA
- the LOC130968281 gene encoding B3 domain-containing protein Os11g0197600-like, with amino-acid sequence MASSSFQVTCFYKIVLRQSLEKGNLTIPKTFSMKYGDGVPNPVYLKPPDGTAWKIDWSEYDGAILFENGWKEFASYYSLDHGHMLWFEYNETSNIEVNIFDMTCLEIDYPSLDHISDDDSIEILNELPPRGNYPSKDHIDDGNKVKVENEPPRRGRGRPRKTEKAAPKTPSPCTSKMFTSSAKTKEVKWRAEIQYPSKHHIDEDNMAKPRRGRGRPRKSEKAASACRSKMFTSSAKTRAVKWCPEIDYASKDHINDDNMVKVENEPPRRGRGRPRKTEKAASAKTRCPEIDYPSNDNMVKVENEPPRRGRGRPRKKLKAAAEVSSPSTSKILSSSVKTGDVEKGPDKQNWMLCCKNEEASQSE; translated from the exons ATGGCTTCCTCTAGTTTCCAAGTGACCTGTTTCTACAAGATTGTTCTCAGACAAAGCCTTGAAAAAGGAAATCTT ACGATACCAAAAACGTTCAGTATGAAATATGGTGACGGAGTTCCAAATCCAGTGTATCTGAAGCCTCCAGATGGCACTGCTTGGAAGATAGATTGGTCCGAGTATGATGGTGCCATTCTATTTGAAAATGGTTGGAAAGAATTTGCTTCATATTACTCTTTGGATCATGGCCATATGCTGTGGTTTGAGTACAATGAAACTTCTAACATTGAAGTAAACATTTTTGACATGACTTGCCTTGAAATAGACTATCCTTCCTTGGATCACATCAGCGATGACGATTCGATTGAGATCTTGAATGAACTGCCCCCACGAGGCAACTATCCTTCCAAGGATCACATTGATGATGGCAACAAGGTTAAGGTTGAGAATGAACCGCCACGAAGAGGCCGAGGCCGGCCGAGGAAAACAGAGAAAGCAGCACCAAAGACACCATCTCCTTGTACAAGCAAAATGTTCACAAGTTCTGCCAAAACTAAAGAAGTGAAATGGCGCGCTGAAATACAATATCCTTCCAAGCACCACATCGATGAGGACAACATGGCTAAG CCACGAAGAGGCCGAGGCCGGCCGAGGAAATCAGAGAAAGCAGCATCTGCTTGTAGAAGCAAAATGTTCACAAGTTCTGCCAAAACTAGAGCAGTGAAATGGTGCCCTGAAATAGACTATGCTTCCAAGGACCACATTAATGATGACAACATGGTTAAGGTTGAGAATGAACCGCCACGAAGAGGGCGAGGCCGGCCGAGAAAAACAGAGAAAGCAGCATCTGCCAAAACTAGGTGCCCTGAAATAGACTATCCTTCCAATGACAACATGGTTAAGGTTGAGAATGAACCGCCAAGAAGAGGCCGAGGCCGGCCGAGGAAAAAATTGAAAGCAGCAGCAGAAGTATCATCTCCTTCTACAAGTAAAATATTGAGTAGTTCTGTCAAAACTGGAGATGTAGAGAAGGGCCCTGATAAACAAAACTGGATGCTGTGTTGCAAGAATGAAGAAGCTAGTCAATCTGAATGA
- the LOC130933512 gene encoding B3 domain-containing transcription factor VRN1-like has product MASSSRQQNEHSPSTSTVICFFKIVLRQALQDENFKLPIKFTEKYGSDLSNPLYLKPPDGTEWSIEWINHYGEILFKNGWKEFVAYYSLEHGHLLRFGYNIGTSRMEVHIFDMSCLQIEYPANDQIKEQLPRRGQQPVKRQEEQKTRDVDSNRNTQNMRLNEGSQKKRLNEPLPRELRDQPRKKLRALVSSGSKDSQLKNDTQIKDVERSFNSHGIKSKEKNHEMPVSVNQDSNGKRNRRRKDSESPVMPCPTRLESLKEAMKFKWEKPSFIIMITQRSQTRAPCYFSTKFFRKYFINNPQNANIRFGKKLFPVKLIYRPSSCVAFISAGWNLFARTSKLQAGDVCLFKLINKKDSVLDVHICRRQRREPLKPVTHGTQLFKEVKELTSQNPSFMVKIRDSNPRRSRPNLSAIFYRKYFKKNQQDVKLQFGKESWPATIIYNPTSKNSFISAGWSSFARASKLEAGDVCVFELINKKDLFDVHICRAQC; this is encoded by the exons ATGGCTTCTTCTAGCCGTCAACAAAACGAGCattctccttctacttctactgtGATTTGTTTCTTTAAGATTGTTCTCAGACAAGCTCTTCAAGACGAAAATTTT AAGTTACCAATAAAGTTCACTGAAAAATATGGTTCTGACCTATCAAACCCATTGTATCTTAAGCCTCCAGATGGGACTGAATGGAGCATAGAGTGGATTAATCATTATGGtgaaattttgtttaaaaacgGTTGGAAAGAGTTTGTTGCATATTACTCTCTTGAGCATGGCCATTTGTTACGATTTGGGTACAATATTGGAACATCTCGCATGGAAGTACACATATTTGACATGAGTTGCCTCCAAATAGAGTATCCTGCCAATGATCAGATCAAAGAGCAGCTGCCACGCAGGGGTCAGCAGCCGGTGAAAAggcaagaagaacaaaaaacTAGAGATGTGGATAGCAATCGCAACACCCAAAACATGAGACTTAACGAGGGATCGCAGAAGAAAAGATTGAATGAACCATTGCCAAGAGAACTCCGAGACCAACCGAGGAAAAAACTAAGAGCACTAGTGTCATCTGGTTCTAAAGATAGCCAGTTGAAAAATGACACACAAATCAAGGATGTGGAAAGAAGCTTTAATTCGCACGGTATTAAATCTAAAGAAAAAAACCATGAGATGCCAGTGTCTGTCAATCAAGATTCTAATG GTAaaaggaatagaagaagaaaagattcTGAATCTCCTGTTATGCCCTGTCCTACAAGACTTGAATCTCTGAAAGAAGCTATGAAGTTTAAGTGGGAAAAGCCCTCTTTCATCATCATGATAACGCAACGGTCTCAAACGAGAGCACCATGT TACTTTTCAACTAAATTCTTCAGAaagtattttataaataatcCACAAAATGCAAATATAAGGTTTGGAAAGAAGTTGTTCCCTGTCAAGTTGATCTATAGGCCATCATCATGTGTTGCCTTTATCTCTGCTGGTTGGAACCTTTTTGCTCGAACTAGTAAATTACAAGCCGGAGATGTTTGTTTGTTTAAGCTCATCAATAAAAAAGATTCGGTGCTTGATGTTCATATTTGTCGTCGACAACGCCGCG AGCCACTTAAACCAGTGACTCATGGGACTCAACTCTTCAAAGAAGTTAAGGAGCTCACCTCACAGAATCCCTCTTTCATGGTCAAGATAAGAGACAGTAATCCAAGGAGATCAAGGCCT AACTTATCAGCTATCTTCTACAGAaagtattttaaaaagaatCAGCAGGATGTAAAGTTACAGTTTGGAAAGGAATCGTGGCCTGCTACGATAATCTACAATCCGACATCGAAAAACAGCTTTATTTCGGCTGGTTGGAGTTCTTTTGCTAGAGCAAGTAAATTAGAAGCTGGAGATGTTTGTGTTTTTGAACTCATCAATAAAAAAGATCTATTTGATGTTCATATTTGTAGAGCCCAATGCTAG